The Candidatus Woesearchaeota archaeon genome contains a region encoding:
- a CDS encoding ATP-binding protein, which translates to MTLELLLERDLLVNDMNIAKITYRDQLHILKEAARSKFSFDIEKGNEAKTLVDDAGLLFAGTYTSLESKVAKRKPFTSAPDEFKRSYLTFVAAEGVLQYIAKDEDIEISKSFKRPEVSFNQGNYNLISDVMEGMTRAFEESSLGNSAIIAANYLASVRDEALKKVLRKQALKKDLQNYAVISDFFAVEGIGNSTTTINPTTDEKPLAIKEKSKIVYDPISLTKNINLSEPVLFEQIIGNKDAIEHVFKNVRKLLTYDSKLGFNPEQKIRGLNQLIMLTGMPGSGKSMIGQAAVHYALGIAKKYNKEVEIVKFDFDTAWKSGETQILEHQLNYITQPDKIRIVFLDEADKYFPSRNETIDQNIIKTINTFLQIDNPAIYPNAGNYLILTTTNRGKNIDPAIMDRYARIGGVHFCNGPETAKERIKLIKQYLKKHEVEQYINITDWNEIGRRSDKVSARALSGVAELVKGEVYKDNEFIEDDVYFNSDGNQVIDIIKKDTQKVGQEQMYSLIHRAKELDEKLNKLNQQFRGSA; encoded by the coding sequence ATGACTCTGGAACTACTATTGGAGAGAGATCTTCTTGTTAACGATATGAATATTGCTAAAATAACTTATCGCGATCAGCTTCATATCCTCAAAGAAGCTGCAAGAAGTAAATTTAGTTTTGATATTGAAAAAGGAAATGAAGCTAAAACTCTTGTAGATGATGCAGGTTTACTATTCGCAGGAACATATACTTCTCTTGAAAGTAAAGTTGCCAAAAGAAAACCATTTACTAGTGCTCCCGATGAATTTAAACGAAGTTACTTAACATTTGTTGCGGCTGAAGGCGTATTACAATACATAGCAAAAGATGAAGATATTGAAATCAGTAAAAGTTTTAAAAGACCTGAAGTATCATTTAACCAAGGAAATTATAACCTCATCAGCGATGTTATGGAAGGTATGACTCGAGCCTTCGAAGAAAGCAGTCTGGGTAATTCAGCAATCATTGCGGCAAATTATTTAGCAAGTGTTCGCGATGAAGCATTAAAAAAAGTTCTTCGAAAACAAGCATTAAAAAAAGATTTGCAAAACTATGCTGTTATCAGCGATTTCTTTGCCGTTGAAGGTATCGGAAACAGCACTACAACAATTAATCCAACGACAGACGAAAAACCATTAGCCATCAAAGAAAAAAGCAAAATAGTGTACGATCCAATTAGTTTAACAAAAAACATTAATCTAAGCGAACCAGTTCTTTTTGAACAAATTATCGGCAATAAGGATGCAATTGAACATGTCTTTAAGAATGTCCGAAAACTATTAACTTACGACTCGAAGCTTGGTTTTAATCCGGAGCAAAAAATACGAGGACTTAATCAACTCATCATGCTTACAGGTATGCCTGGAAGCGGCAAGTCAATGATAGGACAAGCAGCAGTTCATTATGCTCTTGGCATCGCAAAAAAATATAATAAAGAAGTTGAAATTGTAAAATTTGATTTTGATACTGCATGGAAATCAGGAGAAACACAAATTCTTGAGCATCAACTTAATTATATCACCCAACCAGATAAAATACGAATAGTATTCCTTGATGAGGCAGATAAATATTTCCCTTCCCGAAATGAAACAATTGATCAAAACATCATTAAAACAATAAATACGTTTTTACAAATCGATAACCCTGCAATATATCCAAATGCAGGAAATTACCTCATCTTAACAACAACTAACAGAGGAAAAAATATCGACCCTGCAATAATGGATAGATATGCGAGAATAGGAGGCGTTCATTTTTGTAATGGACCTGAAACAGCAAAAGAACGAATAAAACTTATTAAACAGTATTTGAAAAAGCACGAAGTTGAACAATATATCAACATCACTGACTGGAACGAAATAGGAAGAAGAAGTGATAAAGTTAGTGCAAGAGCGCTTTCAGGAGTTGCTGAACTTGTTAAAGGTGAAGTATACAAAGATAATGAATTCATTGAAGACGATGTGTACTTTAATTCTGATGGAAATCAAGTAATAGATATCATCAAAAAAGACACACAAAAAGTAGGCCAAGAACAAATGTATTCATTAATACATCGAGCCAAAGAATTAGACGAAAAATTAAATAAACTCAATCAACAATTTAGAGGTAGTGCATAA
- a CDS encoding helix-turn-helix domain-containing protein, whose translation MNEDILVDIGLSRSEAKIYLALLHDGVSTVTKVADTTKLHRANIYDALKKLVARGLATYMQKEKVSYYEAVEPSALMNILKAKENQLTAILPQLELSRRLVEDTSESYVAEGLQGLFNAMRGFLKYNDDIRVYGIPNTVPELVRTKIPHFHKDRIQQGVKMLHIYNHDATDRIKFLNKMKLTQARFLPESFDSQVSTWVCGDEIMITLWEKPLVCIVVKNKQVAQSYKKYFALLWEAAKK comes from the coding sequence ATGAACGAAGATATTTTGGTCGATATTGGTCTGAGTCGCAGCGAAGCAAAAATCTACTTAGCACTCCTTCACGACGGTGTTTCAACGGTTACAAAAGTAGCAGATACAACTAAACTTCACCGTGCAAACATTTATGATGCTCTTAAAAAACTTGTTGCTCGTGGCCTTGCAACGTATATGCAAAAAGAAAAAGTTTCTTACTATGAAGCTGTTGAGCCAAGCGCTTTGATGAATATTCTAAAGGCAAAAGAAAATCAACTTACTGCCATTCTTCCGCAATTAGAACTTTCAAGACGATTAGTAGAAGATACGAGCGAGTCTTACGTGGCTGAAGGTCTCCAAGGTTTGTTTAATGCCATGCGTGGCTTTCTAAAGTACAACGATGATATTCGAGTCTATGGTATTCCTAATACAGTTCCTGAACTGGTAAGAACAAAAATTCCTCATTTTCACAAAGATAGAATACAGCAAGGTGTAAAGATGCTCCATATTTACAATCATGATGCGACTGATCGAATTAAATTCTTAAATAAAATGAAATTAACCCAAGCAAGATTTCTGCCTGAGTCTTTTGATTCGCAAGTTTCAACTTGGGTCTGTGGTGATGAGATAATGATTACGCTTTGGGAAAAACCTCTAGTCTGCATCGTTGTAAAAAATAAACAAGTCGCGCAGAGCTACAAAAAATATTTCGCACTTCTCTGGGAAGCTGCAAAAAAGTAA
- a CDS encoding protein phosphatase 2C domain-containing protein: MNYLEFITKTEFQNKRSEQQDRTYYDLEQGIILVADGLGGEKHLRGDYASQLAVEEMRKHIESNNYMIKEKIISEGEITYWFKVSLEKTNELIAELSHKTEQFKNTGTTLEALHIYKNRLYYAHIGDSATFIIRPNEKNYVNWSMHGSIQKLAQEHNSNKENTTGFVTSYLGRDSKLSENKFEFNIYKLQPGDIIFSCTDGVTNPLITDDILDIFTNNRIVDVSKKIIERVNNPVGRLIELQKKGKKHTLQQYLGDNASFVIYQVGNTYDKRK, from the coding sequence ATGAATTATTTAGAGTTTATTACAAAAACAGAATTTCAAAACAAACGATCTGAACAACAAGATAGAACTTATTATGACCTAGAACAAGGAATAATTTTAGTTGCAGACGGACTTGGTGGAGAAAAACATCTCCGAGGAGATTATGCAAGCCAATTAGCTGTTGAAGAGATGAGAAAACATATCGAATCAAATAATTATATGATTAAAGAGAAAATTATTTCAGAAGGCGAAATTACCTATTGGTTCAAAGTAAGTTTAGAAAAAACAAATGAACTTATCGCGGAGCTTTCCCATAAAACTGAACAGTTCAAAAATACAGGAACTACACTTGAGGCACTGCATATCTACAAGAACCGATTATATTATGCACACATAGGCGATAGTGCGACATTTATCATCAGACCAAATGAAAAAAATTATGTAAACTGGTCTATGCATGGTTCAATTCAAAAACTAGCACAAGAACATAATAGTAATAAAGAAAACACAACAGGATTTGTTACAAGTTACTTAGGCAGAGACAGCAAACTATCCGAAAACAAATTCGAATTTAACATATATAAACTTCAACCTGGAGATATCATATTTTCTTGTACTGATGGAGTTACTAACCCATTAATAACAGATGATATTCTTGACATTTTTACTAATAATAGAATAGTTGACGTTAGTAAAAAGATTATCGAACGAGTTAATAATCCTGTAGGAAGACTTATTGAACTTCAAAAAAAAGGAAAAAAACATACACTCCAACAATACTTAGGAGATAATGCTTCTTTCGTAATATATCAAGTAGGTAATACATATGACAAAAGAAAATAA